One Pseudomonadales bacterium genomic region harbors:
- a CDS encoding KpsF/GutQ family sugar-phosphate isomerase encodes MTEAQQYIDAARRTVEVEARAVHSLIEKINGDFVTACQLILACEGRVVVTGMGKSGHICNKIAATLASTGTPAFFVHPGEASHGDMGMITKKDVVLAISNSGNTAELVTILPLIKRMGAPLISMTGAPGSILAQAAEAHLDVRVEQEACPLGLAPTSSTTAALVMGDALAIALLEARGFSAEDFAFSHPGGALGRRLLLKVEDIMHTGDAIPVVTQHTPLSHALLEVTAKKLGITTIVDDNGTLLGIFTDGDLRRTLDQGLDIHTTPIDQVMTAPCKTITEDRLAAEALNLMQDNKILSLVVVDQNYRPVGALNMHDLLLAGVI; translated from the coding sequence ATGACTGAAGCACAGCAGTATATCGACGCAGCAAGGCGCACTGTAGAAGTGGAAGCCCGAGCTGTCCATTCGCTGATTGAAAAAATCAATGGAGACTTCGTCACCGCCTGCCAACTAATACTCGCCTGTGAGGGGCGCGTGGTTGTCACCGGCATGGGGAAATCCGGGCACATTTGTAACAAAATTGCAGCAACCCTTGCCAGCACTGGCACCCCCGCCTTCTTTGTTCACCCCGGTGAAGCCAGCCACGGTGATATGGGCATGATCACCAAAAAAGATGTGGTGTTAGCTATTTCAAATTCCGGTAACACAGCCGAATTAGTCACCATCTTGCCATTAATAAAACGTATGGGCGCACCGCTGATTAGCATGACAGGGGCGCCTGGCTCAATTTTAGCCCAAGCGGCCGAGGCGCACTTGGATGTCAGAGTTGAACAGGAAGCTTGCCCTCTAGGGTTAGCCCCGACCTCCAGCACAACAGCCGCGTTAGTGATGGGTGATGCACTAGCGATTGCATTATTAGAAGCACGCGGTTTCAGCGCAGAGGATTTTGCTTTTTCTCATCCCGGCGGCGCACTGGGCAGACGCTTACTGCTCAAAGTTGAAGATATCATGCACACAGGAGACGCTATTCCGGTGGTAACACAGCACACACCACTGAGCCATGCTCTGCTAGAAGTTACCGCCAAAAAACTGGGAATTACGACTATCGTGGATGACAACGGCACCCTACTGGGGATTTTTACCGACGGCGATTTGCGTCGCACTCTCGACCAGGGACTCGACATCCACACCACCCCCATTGACCAAGTCATGACCGCACCTTGCAAAACCATTACTGAAGATCGACTCGCTGCAGAGGCGCTGAACCTGATGCAAGATAATAAAATTTTGTCCCTAGTCGTCGTTGACCAAA
- a CDS encoding calcium/sodium antiporter, which translates to MLLASATIIIGIALLVWSADKFVAGAASLARNLGMSPLLIGLTVVSIGTSAPEILVSVTAALVGASGIAIGNALGSNIANIGLVLGITALIVPLPVHSKLFRKELPILVVVTLIAGLLLIDLSLSRIDGLILLAMMVVTLYLLAHYQPSDEDSELIVEEEEELPQLTTKTAIFWLITGLLLLVLSSRALVWAATFIAQQLGISDLIIGLTIVAIGTSLPELAASVTSALKGHHEIAIGNIIGSNIFNLLIVMSLPAVIKPYQFDLALVWRDYGLICLLTAMLVFFSYSSIRFKKIQLGRASGILFCSLYLGYLALLYLQSSGQI; encoded by the coding sequence TTGTTGCTAGCTAGCGCCACCATCATCATTGGCATTGCATTACTGGTCTGGAGCGCCGATAAATTCGTCGCGGGTGCCGCCTCTTTAGCGAGAAATCTGGGCATGTCGCCATTACTGATCGGCCTAACTGTCGTTTCGATTGGCACTTCGGCTCCTGAAATTTTGGTCTCAGTCACCGCCGCCCTGGTGGGTGCAAGCGGGATTGCGATAGGCAATGCCCTTGGTTCGAATATCGCCAACATAGGTTTGGTGTTAGGCATTACCGCTCTGATTGTTCCGCTCCCCGTACACTCAAAACTATTTCGCAAAGAATTACCCATTCTTGTGGTTGTCACTCTCATTGCTGGCCTTCTCTTAATCGATCTGAGTTTAAGCCGGATTGATGGCCTCATATTACTCGCTATGATGGTGGTCACACTCTATCTCCTAGCGCACTATCAACCCAGCGACGAAGATTCAGAGCTGATCGTGGAAGAGGAGGAGGAATTGCCCCAGCTCACCACAAAGACAGCTATATTTTGGCTAATAACTGGGCTATTGCTCCTTGTGTTAAGCTCTCGCGCACTGGTCTGGGCAGCTACCTTTATTGCACAACAACTGGGTATTAGCGACCTGATAATTGGGCTGACTATTGTTGCCATCGGCACTAGCTTGCCGGAATTAGCTGCCTCCGTCACCAGCGCTCTAAAAGGCCATCACGAAATTGCCATTGGCAACATCATCGGCTCAAATATTTTTAATTTGTTGATCGTTATGTCGCTTCCCGCTGTCATCAAGCCTTACCAGTTCGACTTAGCATTAGTTTGGCGTGATTATGGATTGATCTGTTTGCTGACCGCAATGCTGGTATTTTTTTCCTACTCCAGCATTCGATTTAAAAAAATACAACTCGGTCGCGCCAGCGGGATATTATTTTGTAGTTTATATCTAGGTTACCTAGCCTTGCTTTATCTACAGTCGAGCGGACAGATTTAA
- a CDS encoding ATP-binding cassette domain-containing protein → MAKQGDNIVEVRGLCFARGDRVIFDNANFDFPRGKITAIMGPSGTGKTTLLRLISGQIKPDAGRILVNGQNVPELTRNELYEMRRTMGMLFQSGALFTDRSVYENVAFPLREHTNLPESMIRDIVLMKLQAVGLRGARNMMPSELSGGMTRRAALARTIALDPDMIMYDEPFAGQDPIAMGVLMQLIKLLNQALSLTSLVVSHDIHETASIADKLYIISEGDVIGEGAPKDLVKSESPLVRQFMQGLPDGPVPFHYPAQDYEDDMLGGES, encoded by the coding sequence ATGGCGAAACAGGGTGATAACATTGTTGAGGTGAGAGGGCTGTGCTTTGCGCGCGGTGATCGCGTGATCTTTGATAATGCGAATTTTGACTTCCCGCGTGGTAAGATAACTGCCATTATGGGGCCCAGCGGCACCGGCAAAACCACGTTGCTACGGCTCATCAGCGGCCAAATCAAGCCGGATGCGGGCCGTATCTTGGTGAATGGTCAGAATGTGCCCGAGTTGACCCGCAACGAGCTCTATGAAATGCGACGAACGATGGGGATGTTGTTTCAAAGCGGAGCTCTTTTTACTGATCGTTCGGTATATGAAAACGTTGCATTTCCACTACGTGAACACACCAATCTTCCGGAAAGCATGATTCGTGACATCGTATTAATGAAGCTACAGGCGGTTGGTTTGCGGGGTGCGCGAAATATGATGCCAAGCGAACTCTCAGGAGGTATGACAAGGCGCGCGGCGTTGGCGCGAACGATTGCGCTGGACCCTGATATGATCATGTATGATGAACCGTTTGCCGGTCAAGACCCCATTGCGATGGGGGTGTTAATGCAGCTGATTAAATTGCTCAATCAGGCATTGAGCTTAACTAGTCTGGTGGTATCACACGATATTCATGAAACGGCAAGCATTGCAGATAAACTGTATATAATTTCTGAAGGAGACGTTATTGGTGAAGGTGCGCCCAAGGATTTGGTGAAGTCTGAGTCGCCGCTGGTACGACAGTTTATGCAAGGGCTGCCCGATGGTCCTGTGCCTTTTCATTATCCGGCGCAGGATTATGAAGATGACATGTTAGGAGGTGAGTCTTGA